ATGCCCCGGTCATCCTGCGGTTCAAGCCGGACCAGCAGGAACTCCGCTGGTCCACGTTCAAGCGCCGGGACCCGGAGACGATGTTCAAGATCGTTGCTCACCAGGTCTTCCCCTACCTCCAGACGCTCGGCAGCGACGGGTCGACGTACTCGCACCACATGCGGGACGCCCGGTTCACCATCTCCAACCCGGCGTTGCTCGACCGGGTGGTCGACATGCTCGACAAGATCCCGATGGAGGACCGGGACACCAAGGGCGATCTCTACGAGTACATGCTCGGCAAGATCGCGACGGCCGGACACAATGGACAGTTCCGCACGTCCCGGCACATCATCCAACTCATGGTCGAGATGATGGCCCCGACGCCCGCTGACGAGATCTGCGACCCAGCCTGCGGCACCGCCGGCTTCCTGGTCGAGGCGGGCGAGTACGTCCGCCGCACGCACCCGAACGCGCTGCACGACGCGAGGCAGCGGAAGCACTTCCACGAGGAGATGTTCCACGGCTTCGACTTCGACGCCACGATGCTGCGGATCGGCAGCATGAACATGCTGCTGCACGGCGTGGAGAGCCCGGACATCCGCTACCGTGACTCGCTGGCCGAGAGCGTCAGCACCGAGTCGGAGAAGTACTCGCTGATCCTGGCCAACCCGCCGTTTGCCGGCAGCCTCGACCACGAGAGTACCGCCAAGGATCTCCAGCAGATCGTCAAGACCAAGAAGACCGAGCTGCTCTTCCTGGCGCTCTTCCTCCGGCTGCTGAAGCCTGGCGGGCGGGCGGCCGTGATCGTGCCGGACGGTGTGTTGTCCGGGTCGAGCAAGGCGCACAAGGAGCTACGCAGGATG
Above is a window of Micromonospora yangpuensis DNA encoding:
- a CDS encoding type I restriction-modification system subunit M, with product MITGELKSKIDRVWDAFWSGGISNPLEVIEQITYLLFIKRLDEIEARELSKLARFPDAPVILRFKPDQQELRWSTFKRRDPETMFKIVAHQVFPYLQTLGSDGSTYSHHMRDARFTISNPALLDRVVDMLDKIPMEDRDTKGDLYEYMLGKIATAGHNGQFRTSRHIIQLMVEMMAPTPADEICDPACGTAGFLVEAGEYVRRTHPNALHDARQRKHFHEEMFHGFDFDATMLRIGSMNMLLHGVESPDIRYRDSLAESVSTESEKYSLILANPPFAGSLDHESTAKDLQQIVKTKKTELLFLALFLRLLKPGGRAAVIVPDGVLSGSSKAHKELRRMLVEDQKLDGVVKLPSGTFKPYSSVSTAILLFTKTNSGGTDNVWFYEVTADGWSLDDKRTPLLPAEKLGPGAVLAEDEYVKNNLPDALARWCRRDGDELQRARTEQSFCVPKADIVEQDYDLSLNRYKEVVHEEVEHRAPLDILADLERLESDIQQGMSDLKGMLG